One genomic segment of Paraburkholderia hospita includes these proteins:
- a CDS encoding IclR family transcriptional regulator — protein MNLPPAEDGAQSGPDLLFNQSLEKGLSVLRAFSAKRRTMTLAEVADATSMSKSSAQRMVYTLEKLGYVRKHPLTRRYQLTPRVMQIGFNYLAADTLIDVANPFLSELTNITGETTNLTEPDDDEMVYVSRFVSTKFVPIHMPIGSRIPMYCTGSGRAFLCALPVDEALTRLEQMNRVAFTANTVTDLATLGERLVEARQQGYATNREELFIGDMSIAAPVVGSQGRPVAAVHVVAPTSRWTFEDARQKLAPAVIDCARGISNSIRTLE, from the coding sequence ATGAACCTTCCGCCTGCCGAAGACGGCGCCCAAAGCGGCCCGGACCTGCTTTTCAATCAGTCGCTGGAAAAGGGTTTGAGCGTGCTGCGCGCGTTCAGCGCGAAGCGCCGCACGATGACGCTGGCTGAAGTCGCGGACGCGACGTCGATGTCGAAGAGTTCGGCGCAGCGGATGGTCTACACGCTCGAAAAGCTCGGCTATGTCCGCAAGCATCCGTTGACGCGCCGCTATCAGCTCACGCCGCGCGTCATGCAGATCGGCTTCAACTATCTCGCTGCCGACACGCTGATCGACGTCGCGAATCCGTTCCTGTCGGAGCTCACGAACATCACGGGCGAAACCACGAATCTGACCGAGCCGGACGACGATGAGATGGTCTACGTGTCACGTTTTGTGTCGACGAAGTTCGTGCCGATACACATGCCCATCGGCAGCCGCATCCCGATGTATTGCACAGGCAGCGGGCGGGCATTTTTGTGTGCATTGCCCGTCGACGAGGCGCTCACGCGCCTGGAACAGATGAACCGCGTGGCGTTTACGGCGAACACCGTGACGGATCTCGCGACGCTCGGCGAAAGGCTGGTGGAAGCTCGTCAGCAAGGCTATGCAACAAACCGCGAGGAACTGTTCATCGGCGATATGTCGATCGCAGCGCCCGTGGTCGGCAGCCAGGGGCGCCCCGTTGCTGCCGTGCATGTGGTTGCGCCCACAAGCAGATGGACTTTCGAAGACGCGCGGCAAAAGCTCGCTCCTGCCGTTATCGACTGCGCGAGAGGTATCAGCAACTCGATACGGACGTTGGAGTAG
- the tagF gene encoding type VI secretion system-associated protein TagF: MSGFVAEGPGFFGKVRTHGDFVTRRLPAAFITPWDACLQQGMLFAQRWFDAQWLPVYLNAPIWCFALGADVCGESAWAGVLMPGVDRVGRYFPFTLAAPLARDDTANWLGGAQAWYDEAMRRALSTLDADFVLERFDAQLDAWGPLTAAPAQTAAPAWRLYPVEEEGHEANETEQAGGAPDRFSALLALYATAGSGAWWTEGSSAVPASLLAGTGLPDGERFVGLLDKARNGWPSVVELRL, encoded by the coding sequence ATGAGTGGGTTCGTCGCAGAGGGGCCTGGTTTTTTCGGCAAGGTGCGCACGCATGGGGACTTTGTCACGCGGCGCTTGCCGGCGGCGTTCATCACGCCGTGGGATGCGTGTTTGCAGCAGGGCATGTTGTTCGCGCAGCGATGGTTCGACGCGCAGTGGTTGCCCGTTTATCTGAATGCGCCGATCTGGTGTTTTGCGCTCGGCGCGGACGTGTGCGGCGAGTCGGCATGGGCGGGTGTGCTGATGCCGGGTGTCGACCGGGTAGGGCGCTACTTTCCGTTCACGCTCGCCGCGCCGCTCGCGCGCGACGATACCGCGAACTGGCTGGGCGGGGCGCAGGCCTGGTACGACGAGGCCATGCGGCGCGCGCTATCGACGCTCGACGCGGACTTCGTGCTGGAGCGTTTCGATGCGCAGCTCGATGCGTGGGGGCCTTTGACGGCGGCGCCAGCGCAAACCGCTGCGCCAGCGTGGCGGCTGTATCCGGTGGAAGAGGAGGGACACGAAGCGAACGAAACGGAACAGGCTGGCGGCGCCCCCGACCGCTTCTCCGCGTTGCTCGCGCTCTACGCGACGGCGGGATCGGGCGCGTGGTGGACGGAAGGGTCGAGCGCGGTGCCCGCGTCGTTGCTGGCAGGGACGGGCTTGCCGGATGGCGAGCGCTTCGTCGGGCTGCTCGACAAGGCGCGCAACGGCTGGCCGTCGGTTGTCGAATTACGGTTGTGA
- a CDS encoding DotU family type VI secretion system protein gives MTPDEPRGPLEDPGATILIPTPGGARAAFVAAAATAAPISTLTGGLNPLLRAANPLLELAVPLRQLPTHPNVEELRTQLIQMMRTFETQGRANGIDDEKLGASRYCLCTFLDEAISSTPWGAGMWASRSLLVTFHNEASGGERFFLILQRLAQNPTGNADVLELIYVILGLGFEGRYRLIDGGRTQLDTIRERLETMIRSQRGAAERDLSVHWLPVKAERKPLLQLVPLWVAAAIACVVLVAVHLVLSLRLNDESDRVFAALHGVRVAPQPLAAKAAPPPALAPKLSQFLAPEIAQGLVRVSELPDRTVVEIKGDGLFASGSAELESAYMPLIQRIGDALKDVPGNVVVAGHTDNQRLLSARFPSNWHLSQARADVVKDMLAARTGSPGRFVAEGRGDTEPIAPNDSPANRAKNRRVDITILAPGAAS, from the coding sequence GTGACTCCAGACGAACCACGTGGTCCACTCGAGGATCCTGGCGCGACGATTCTGATTCCGACACCCGGCGGCGCGCGTGCCGCTTTTGTCGCCGCTGCGGCGACCGCGGCGCCGATCTCGACGCTGACGGGCGGCCTCAATCCGTTGCTGCGCGCGGCCAATCCGCTGCTCGAGCTGGCGGTTCCGCTGCGTCAGCTGCCGACCCATCCGAACGTCGAAGAGTTGCGCACGCAACTGATCCAGATGATGCGCACGTTCGAAACGCAAGGGCGCGCGAACGGCATCGACGACGAGAAGCTCGGCGCATCGCGCTACTGCCTGTGCACGTTCCTCGACGAGGCGATCTCGAGCACGCCGTGGGGCGCGGGGATGTGGGCGAGCCGCAGCCTGCTCGTGACGTTTCATAACGAGGCGTCGGGCGGCGAGCGCTTTTTCCTGATCCTGCAGCGACTCGCGCAGAACCCCACCGGGAATGCCGATGTGCTCGAACTGATCTACGTGATTCTCGGGCTGGGCTTCGAGGGCCGCTACCGGCTGATCGACGGCGGCCGCACCCAGTTGGACACGATTCGCGAGCGGCTCGAAACGATGATCCGCTCGCAACGGGGCGCCGCCGAACGCGATCTGTCGGTGCACTGGCTGCCCGTGAAGGCCGAGCGCAAGCCGCTGTTGCAACTGGTGCCGCTGTGGGTCGCCGCCGCGATCGCCTGCGTGGTGCTCGTCGCCGTGCATCTGGTGCTGAGCCTGCGCCTGAACGACGAGTCCGATCGCGTGTTCGCGGCCTTGCATGGCGTGCGCGTCGCGCCGCAGCCGCTCGCCGCGAAAGCCGCGCCGCCGCCCGCGCTCGCGCCGAAGCTGTCGCAGTTCCTCGCGCCGGAAATCGCGCAGGGGCTCGTGCGTGTCTCCGAACTGCCGGACCGGACCGTCGTCGAGATCAAAGGCGACGGGCTGTTCGCGTCGGGCAGCGCGGAGCTCGAATCGGCATATATGCCGTTGATCCAGCGCATCGGCGATGCGCTCAAGGACGTGCCGGGCAACGTCGTCGTCGCCGGGCATACGGACAACCAGCGGCTGCTGTCGGCGCGTTTCCCGTCGAACTGGCATTTGTCGCAGGCACGCGCCGATGTCGTCAAGGACATGCTCGCCGCACGCACCGGCTCGCCGGGGCGTTTCGTAGCCGAAGGCCGCGGCGACACCGAGCCGATCGCGCCGAACGACTCGCCTGCGAACCGCGCGAAGAACCGCCGCGTCGATATCACCATACTCGCGCCGGGGGCAGCATCGTGA
- the tssK gene encoding type VI secretion system baseplate subunit TssK has product MSWNSKVIWSEGMFLQPQHLQQHDRYLQTQLETRAAGLRPYSWGLTVLEIDEQLLKLGKVALLSCAGVMPDGTPFNLPADDDLPEPLDIPEGTRNTLVALALPVRRPGIAETGNEASEENFARHRVAELEVGDSNDPNAAPALMQIGRLRVRLALEPDVANAYAVLGIARVVERLPDNRVVLENDYSAPCLDYRVGRRLAAFVDDLVGLLHQRGEALASRLAQPGVTGVAEVSDFLLLQLINRHEPLAAHLSTMTGLHPEALYQISVQLAGELATFSQPTKRPPAYPVYRHDRLRETFAPVIDDLRASLSMVMDPHAVPIPLEERKFGLRVALVPDKNLFTAATFVLAVRAQMPAEHILTGFAPQVKIGPIERIRDLVNLQLPGVGLRALPVAPRQLPFHAGFTYFELDRGNELWKQFATSAGMALHVAGDFPGLAMEFWAIRR; this is encoded by the coding sequence ATGTCCTGGAACAGCAAAGTCATCTGGTCGGAGGGGATGTTCCTGCAGCCGCAGCATCTGCAGCAGCACGACCGTTATCTGCAGACCCAGCTGGAAACGCGGGCTGCCGGTCTGCGTCCGTACAGCTGGGGGCTGACCGTGCTCGAGATCGACGAGCAACTGCTCAAGCTCGGCAAGGTCGCGCTCCTGTCGTGCGCCGGTGTGATGCCCGACGGCACGCCATTCAATCTGCCCGCCGACGACGATCTGCCCGAACCGCTCGATATTCCGGAAGGCACGCGCAACACGCTGGTCGCGCTGGCGCTGCCGGTGCGCCGTCCGGGCATTGCCGAGACGGGCAACGAAGCCAGCGAGGAAAACTTCGCGCGGCATCGCGTGGCCGAACTCGAAGTCGGCGACAGTAATGATCCGAATGCGGCGCCGGCGCTGATGCAGATCGGCAGGCTGCGCGTTCGGCTCGCACTCGAACCGGACGTCGCGAATGCGTATGCGGTGCTCGGCATCGCGCGCGTCGTCGAGCGGCTGCCCGACAACCGTGTCGTGCTCGAGAACGACTACAGCGCGCCGTGTCTCGACTACCGGGTCGGGCGGCGTCTCGCCGCGTTCGTCGACGACCTCGTCGGCCTGCTGCACCAGCGCGGCGAGGCGCTCGCTTCGCGTCTTGCGCAGCCGGGCGTGACGGGCGTCGCGGAAGTGTCGGACTTCCTGCTGCTGCAACTGATCAACCGCCACGAGCCGCTCGCTGCCCACCTGTCGACGATGACAGGGCTGCATCCGGAAGCGCTGTACCAGATCTCGGTGCAACTGGCGGGAGAACTCGCCACGTTCAGCCAGCCGACCAAGCGCCCGCCAGCGTACCCGGTCTACCGGCATGACCGGCTGCGGGAAACCTTCGCGCCGGTGATCGACGATCTGCGCGCGTCGCTCAGCATGGTGATGGACCCGCATGCGGTGCCGATTCCGCTCGAAGAGCGCAAGTTCGGCCTGCGTGTCGCCCTCGTGCCGGACAAGAACCTGTTCACTGCTGCGACCTTCGTGCTGGCCGTTCGCGCGCAGATGCCAGCCGAGCACATCCTGACCGGCTTCGCGCCGCAAGTGAAGATTGGGCCGATCGAGCGCATTCGCGATCTCGTGAATCTGCAGTTGCCCGGCGTCGGGCTGCGCGCGCTGCCTGTCGCGCCACGCCAGTTGCCGTTTCATGCGGGATTCACGTACTTCGAGCTCGATCGCGGCAACGAATTGTGGAAGCAGTTCGCGACCTCCGCCGGCATGGCGTTGCACGTCGCGGGCGACTTTCCGGGGCTGGCGATGGAGTTTTGGGCCATTCGCCGCTGA
- the tssM gene encoding type VI secretion system membrane subunit TssM, translated as MKLLGWFMRPIVLSFLGVLALALIVWIEGPLLAFAGKAPLESAASRWIVIAVLFALWVLYWGVRWLLVRLANVKFTRVVAEEAPQPGRKESEADVAALKQRFDEAMTILRKARVKGRFGSQYVYQLPWYMFVGAPGTGKTTALLHSGLKFPLAERLGKQAVGGVGGTRNCDWWFTDDAVLLDTAGRFTTQDSFAEADQAAWGGFLQLLRKYRPRRPLNGVIVALSVQDLLQLSDTQRAVQAGAVRERLKELYTRLGMRFPVYVVVTKCDLLAGFAEFFDDLGRDEREQVWGVTFPYVAQGGPDEALASFPGEFAALEKQLQARVLHRMQQETDTRRRALVYGFPQQFAGLENMLTGFLQETFSTSRFDEAALLRGVYFTSGTQEGRPIDRVMSAVASALGLQRQVVLPDPASGRAYFITRLMRDVIFQEAGLAGTNPKLERRRTWLQRIALGLIGIAVVLALVLFFVSYQRNRAYIANVEQHVTELQKLAQNTRAGDDPLALLPLLNAARDLPGGYADRNKSVPWLSRLGLYQGDKLGLEAQASYRRLLKQTLLPLVVHRMEDELRRGDANNPDFQYEVLRAYLMLGDSAHFDADSVRLWADIDWRRGPLTNASDDQRNDIDGHLAALFQPAQFDASLPLDKDLIAQARTTLAKMPLAQRMFNRVARDLEQAKLPPFSVAAAAGRNAALVLVRKSGAPLTRGVSGAYTRAGYQKFGQLRDEAVVDVAKDNWVLGREESVLTPNGIDDLKSAMTQLYYDEYIKQWDALLADVAVVPFDGVEKGARVANVLAAPDSPLKAFMLAASQETTLGTVKTGGSLVEQGVGALGNKLDAVKKRLENALGNQPDDAAPPPAQVNPVDAHFQALHELAGKPGAAGPVPLDTQLAALKDAASYLEASDAARKQGLPAPPGDALNKLKLVAQGAPAPLAGIANDIASGGSMLMVGGERARLNALWQANVAQLCRQALDGRYPLVRGSNRDAAPDDFSRILGPGGLIDDFFQKNLATLVDMSGPQWRWRTGADSLGIPADVLTQFQRAAQIRDAFFRAGGRDVSVRFTLKVLDIDPAIDHATIDIDGQQLVAAHVDQSMVFQWPSGKGTGQAHVDFDPSGDSARADGPWALLHLMDNARLQPTAQADRFKMTFETDGHPLVLQLDASSVTNPFRRGVFEQFRCPDRL; from the coding sequence ATGAAACTGCTTGGCTGGTTCATGCGGCCGATCGTGCTGTCGTTTCTCGGCGTGCTGGCGCTTGCGCTAATCGTCTGGATCGAAGGGCCGTTGCTGGCGTTTGCGGGCAAGGCGCCGCTCGAATCGGCCGCGAGCCGCTGGATCGTGATCGCGGTGCTGTTCGCGCTATGGGTGCTCTACTGGGGCGTGCGCTGGCTGCTCGTGCGGCTCGCAAACGTGAAGTTCACGCGCGTGGTCGCCGAGGAGGCGCCGCAGCCCGGCAGGAAGGAATCGGAAGCGGATGTCGCCGCGCTGAAGCAGCGCTTCGACGAGGCGATGACGATCCTGCGCAAGGCGCGCGTCAAGGGGCGCTTCGGTAGCCAGTACGTCTACCAGTTGCCGTGGTACATGTTCGTCGGCGCGCCCGGAACCGGCAAGACGACGGCACTGCTGCACTCGGGCCTCAAGTTTCCACTCGCCGAGCGGCTTGGCAAGCAGGCAGTGGGCGGTGTTGGCGGCACGCGCAATTGCGACTGGTGGTTCACCGACGATGCCGTGCTGCTCGACACTGCCGGCCGCTTTACCACTCAGGACAGCTTCGCCGAAGCTGACCAGGCCGCATGGGGCGGCTTTCTGCAACTGTTGCGCAAATACCGGCCGCGGCGGCCGCTGAACGGTGTGATCGTCGCGCTGTCGGTGCAGGATCTGCTGCAGCTATCCGACACGCAGCGCGCGGTGCAGGCAGGTGCGGTGCGCGAACGGCTCAAGGAGTTGTACACCCGCCTTGGGATGCGCTTTCCCGTCTACGTTGTCGTGACGAAGTGCGACCTGCTGGCGGGGTTCGCGGAATTCTTCGACGACCTCGGCCGCGACGAGCGTGAACAGGTGTGGGGCGTGACGTTCCCTTACGTCGCGCAGGGCGGCCCGGACGAAGCGCTGGCGTCATTCCCCGGCGAGTTCGCCGCGCTCGAGAAGCAGCTGCAGGCCCGTGTGTTGCACCGTATGCAGCAGGAGACCGACACGCGCCGGCGTGCGCTCGTGTACGGTTTTCCGCAGCAGTTCGCCGGCCTCGAAAACATGCTGACGGGCTTCCTGCAGGAAACGTTCAGCACGTCGCGCTTCGATGAGGCGGCGCTGCTGCGCGGCGTCTACTTCACGAGCGGCACCCAGGAAGGCCGGCCGATCGACCGCGTGATGAGCGCGGTCGCGTCGGCGCTCGGTTTGCAGCGTCAGGTCGTGTTGCCGGACCCGGCAAGCGGACGGGCGTACTTCATCACGCGGTTGATGCGTGACGTGATTTTCCAGGAAGCCGGGCTGGCAGGCACCAACCCGAAACTGGAGCGTCGCCGCACGTGGCTGCAGCGCATCGCGCTCGGTTTGATTGGCATTGCGGTGGTGCTCGCGCTGGTGCTGTTCTTCGTCAGCTATCAGCGCAACCGCGCTTATATCGCCAATGTCGAGCAGCATGTGACCGAACTGCAGAAGCTCGCGCAGAACACCCGCGCGGGCGACGATCCGCTCGCGCTGCTGCCGTTGCTCAACGCGGCGCGAGATCTGCCTGGCGGCTACGCGGATCGCAACAAGAGCGTGCCGTGGCTGTCGCGGCTCGGGCTGTACCAGGGCGACAAACTAGGCCTTGAAGCGCAGGCGAGCTACCGGCGTCTGCTCAAGCAGACCTTGCTGCCGCTCGTCGTGCACAGGATGGAAGACGAACTGCGGCGCGGCGACGCGAACAATCCCGACTTTCAGTACGAGGTGCTGCGCGCGTATCTGATGCTCGGCGATTCAGCCCACTTCGACGCCGATTCCGTGCGGTTATGGGCCGACATCGACTGGCGGCGCGGGCCGTTGACCAATGCGAGCGACGATCAGCGTAATGACATCGACGGTCATCTCGCGGCGCTGTTCCAGCCCGCGCAGTTCGACGCGTCGCTGCCGCTCGACAAGGACCTGATCGCGCAGGCGCGCACGACGCTCGCCAAGATGCCGCTCGCGCAACGCATGTTCAATCGCGTCGCGCGCGATCTCGAACAGGCGAAGCTGCCGCCATTCAGCGTCGCGGCCGCGGCCGGTCGCAACGCGGCGCTGGTGCTTGTCAGAAAGAGTGGTGCGCCGCTGACGCGCGGCGTCTCCGGCGCCTATACGCGGGCGGGGTATCAGAAGTTTGGCCAGTTGCGCGACGAGGCCGTAGTCGATGTCGCCAAGGACAACTGGGTGCTCGGTCGCGAGGAATCCGTACTCACGCCAAACGGCATCGACGATCTGAAGTCGGCGATGACGCAGCTGTACTACGACGAGTACATCAAGCAATGGGACGCGCTGCTGGCGGATGTCGCAGTGGTGCCGTTCGATGGCGTGGAGAAGGGTGCGCGCGTGGCGAACGTGCTCGCCGCGCCCGATTCGCCGTTGAAGGCGTTCATGCTCGCTGCCTCCCAGGAGACCACGCTCGGCACGGTGAAGACGGGTGGCTCGCTGGTCGAACAAGGCGTTGGCGCGTTGGGCAACAAGCTCGATGCGGTGAAGAAGCGGCTCGAAAACGCGCTTGGCAACCAGCCGGACGATGCGGCGCCGCCGCCCGCCCAGGTCAATCCCGTCGATGCGCACTTTCAGGCGCTGCACGAACTGGCGGGCAAGCCAGGTGCGGCGGGTCCCGTGCCGCTCGATACGCAACTCGCGGCGCTGAAGGACGCGGCGTCGTATCTCGAAGCGTCCGACGCGGCGCGCAAGCAAGGACTGCCCGCGCCGCCGGGCGACGCGCTGAACAAGTTGAAACTCGTCGCTCAGGGCGCCCCCGCTCCGCTTGCGGGCATCGCCAACGACATCGCGAGCGGTGGCTCGATGCTGATGGTCGGCGGTGAACGAGCGCGTTTGAATGCGTTATGGCAGGCCAATGTCGCGCAGCTTTGCAGGCAGGCGCTCGATGGCCGCTACCCGCTGGTACGCGGCTCCAACCGGGATGCAGCCCCCGACGACTTCAGTCGGATACTCGGGCCAGGCGGGCTGATCGACGACTTTTTCCAGAAGAACCTGGCCACCCTGGTCGACATGTCGGGGCCGCAATGGCGCTGGCGCACGGGCGCCGATTCGCTCGGCATTCCGGCGGACGTGCTCACGCAGTTCCAGCGGGCTGCGCAGATCAGGGACGCATTTTTCCGCGCAGGAGGGCGTGATGTGTCGGTTCGCTTCACGCTAAAGGTGCTCGATATCGATCCGGCCATCGACCACGCCACCATCGATATCGACGGGCAGCAACTGGTTGCCGCCCATGTGGATCAATCGATGGTGTTCCAGTGGCCGAGCGGCAAAGGCACCGGACAGGCGCATGTCGATTTCGACCCATCGGGGGATTCCGCGCGGGCGGATGGGCCGTGGGCGCTGTTGCATCTGATGGACAACGCGCGCTTGCAGCCGACCGCGCAAGCGGACCGCTTCAAGATGACCTTCGAAACGGACGGACACCCGCTCGTGCTTCAGCTTGACGCGAGCAGCGTGACGAATCCGTTCCGTCGTGGGGTGTTCGAACAGTTCCGTTGTCCTGACCGGTTATGA
- a CDS encoding amino acid ABC transporter permease, with amino-acid sequence MFLQNAIDFLPILLKGAVITIEITVCAFVLSSILGLVLALLKVSRNRAASTFGSTVINLIRGLPIIVQLFYIYFVLPDMGVQLSAFQAGVIGLGIAYSAYQAENFRAGIEAIDHGQIEAAHAIGMRGPLIMRRVVLPQAFRIALPPYGNTLVMLLKDSSVASTITVAEITRAGQLIASSTFQNMTVYTLVALLYLVLSLPLMFGVNQIGKRLAVRRSR; translated from the coding sequence ATGTTTTTGCAGAACGCAATCGATTTTCTGCCGATCCTGCTCAAGGGCGCAGTCATCACCATCGAGATCACGGTCTGCGCGTTCGTGCTCAGTTCAATCCTCGGTCTGGTGCTTGCCTTGCTGAAAGTGTCGCGCAACCGCGCGGCATCGACGTTCGGCAGCACCGTGATCAATCTGATCCGCGGGCTGCCGATCATTGTGCAGCTGTTTTATATCTACTTCGTGCTGCCCGACATGGGCGTGCAACTGTCGGCGTTTCAGGCGGGCGTGATCGGTCTGGGCATCGCGTATTCGGCGTATCAGGCGGAGAACTTCCGCGCGGGCATCGAGGCGATCGATCATGGACAGATCGAAGCCGCGCACGCGATCGGCATGCGTGGGCCACTGATCATGCGGCGCGTGGTGCTGCCGCAGGCGTTCAGGATCGCGTTGCCGCCCTACGGCAATACGCTGGTGATGTTGCTGAAAGATTCGTCGGTGGCATCGACTATCACCGTCGCCGAAATCACGCGCGCCGGGCAACTGATTGCATCGTCGACGTTCCAGAACATGACGGTCTACACGCTCGTCGCGCTGCTCTATCTGGTGCTGAGCCTGCCGCTGATGTTCGGCGTCAACCAGATCGGCAAGCGGCTCGCCGTGAGGAGAAGCCGATGA
- a CDS encoding OmpA family protein, with product MSGSIVSFLRGRPARGAWVVALCVVACASVAHAEDPVVKEQDIDENSVTKALTPEDNDNIVTRGFVLSNKPGAAAKPAAPAKAASLQMLITFTTNSSTLTDTAQAALDKVAHALQSDRLAAYRFRVEGHADPRGAADANMKLSQDRAAAVVEYLTQKDGIAAERLTSVGKGSSEPLNKRNPTAPENRRVTIVTVTN from the coding sequence ATGTCTGGCTCAATCGTTTCGTTTCTGAGGGGACGTCCAGCGCGCGGGGCGTGGGTCGTCGCGCTGTGTGTGGTCGCGTGCGCGAGTGTCGCTCATGCGGAAGACCCGGTGGTCAAGGAGCAGGACATCGATGAAAATTCGGTGACCAAAGCGCTGACGCCGGAGGATAACGACAACATCGTCACGCGTGGCTTCGTGCTGTCGAACAAGCCCGGTGCGGCGGCGAAGCCGGCGGCCCCGGCGAAGGCGGCATCGCTGCAGATGCTGATCACGTTCACGACCAACTCGTCGACGCTCACCGACACCGCACAAGCCGCGCTCGACAAGGTGGCTCACGCGCTGCAATCGGACCGGCTGGCGGCGTATCGCTTCCGTGTCGAGGGGCACGCGGACCCGCGCGGTGCGGCCGATGCAAACATGAAGCTGTCGCAAGACCGCGCTGCCGCCGTCGTCGAGTATTTGACGCAGAAGGACGGTATCGCGGCCGAGCGTTTGACGTCCGTCGGCAAGGGATCGTCAGAGCCGCTGAACAAACGCAATCCGACCGCGCCGGAAAACCGTCGCGTGACGATCGTTACTGTGACGAACTAG
- a CDS encoding amino acid ABC transporter ATP-binding protein produces MIEINGIYKRFHNQEVLKGVSLSVKAGEVVCLIGPSGSGKSTVLRCINGFETYDAGSITIDGVRVDAHAKNIHELRMRVGMVFQRFNLFAHRTALENVMEGPVYVRRTPIAQAREQARQLLDKVGLSHRMNAFPAELSGGQQQRVAIARALAMEPEALLFDEPTSALDPELVGEVLNVMRSLARDGMTMVVVTHEMAFAREVADRVCFLHGGTICETGPARDVLTAPRHPRTQEFLRRLLSSSDPHATANQS; encoded by the coding sequence ATGATCGAGATCAATGGAATATACAAGCGCTTTCACAATCAGGAAGTGCTAAAGGGCGTGAGTTTGAGCGTGAAGGCGGGTGAAGTAGTGTGCCTGATCGGACCGTCGGGCTCAGGCAAATCGACGGTGCTGCGCTGTATCAACGGCTTCGAGACCTACGACGCGGGCTCGATTACGATCGACGGTGTGCGTGTCGATGCGCACGCGAAGAATATTCATGAACTGCGCATGCGCGTAGGCATGGTGTTTCAGCGCTTCAATCTGTTTGCGCATCGGACCGCGCTCGAAAACGTCATGGAAGGCCCGGTGTACGTGCGCCGCACGCCCATCGCGCAGGCTCGCGAGCAGGCGCGGCAACTGCTCGACAAGGTCGGCCTGTCGCACCGGATGAATGCCTTTCCCGCGGAACTGTCGGGCGGCCAGCAGCAACGTGTTGCCATCGCGCGTGCGCTCGCGATGGAGCCGGAAGCATTGCTCTTCGACGAACCGACGTCCGCGCTCGATCCCGAACTCGTCGGCGAAGTGCTCAACGTGATGCGCTCGCTTGCGCGCGACGGCATGACCATGGTCGTCGTTACGCACGAGATGGCATTTGCACGCGAGGTAGCCGATCGCGTGTGTTTCCTGCACGGCGGCACGATCTGCGAGACGGGTCCCGCACGCGATGTACTGACCGCCCCCCGGCATCCGCGCACACAGGAATTTCTGCGGCGTTTGCTTTCGTCCAGCGACCCTCACGCTACTGCCAACCAGAGCTGA
- a CDS encoding ABC transporter substrate-binding protein — MVTFVKRFTLFAAGLTASFAIASGAVHAAEPTYKVGATATGVPFTFLDIKSNSIQGMMVDAVTAAGRAAGFKVEVQQNVFSALIPSLTTQKIDIISAAMLKTPARQQIVDFSDTVYSYGEGLVVKADDKGHYTSMDDFKGEVVGAQVGTAFVDALNKKGIFKEVRTYDSVADIMRDVALGRIKAGFADQPIVAYQLQQGANTQVRLVPEYQSAVKGQVCFIVRKGDTATLEQLNSAIRKMKADGTLQQILQKWHMS; from the coding sequence ATGGTTACGTTCGTCAAACGCTTCACCCTGTTTGCAGCTGGTCTTACCGCCTCTTTCGCGATTGCGTCGGGTGCCGTGCATGCCGCCGAACCGACCTACAAGGTCGGTGCAACGGCCACGGGCGTGCCGTTCACGTTTCTCGACATCAAGTCGAATTCGATCCAGGGGATGATGGTCGATGCCGTGACCGCCGCCGGCCGCGCGGCCGGCTTCAAGGTCGAAGTGCAGCAGAACGTGTTCTCGGCGCTGATTCCGTCGTTGACCACGCAGAAGATCGACATCATTTCCGCCGCGATGCTCAAGACGCCGGCGCGCCAGCAGATCGTCGATTTCTCCGACACCGTCTATTCGTACGGCGAAGGTCTCGTCGTGAAGGCCGATGACAAAGGCCATTACACATCGATGGACGACTTCAAGGGCGAAGTGGTCGGCGCGCAGGTCGGCACCGCGTTCGTCGATGCGCTGAACAAGAAGGGCATCTTCAAGGAAGTCCGCACCTACGATTCCGTCGCGGACATCATGCGCGACGTCGCGCTCGGCCGCATCAAGGCAGGCTTCGCGGATCAGCCTATCGTCGCGTATCAGTTGCAGCAGGGTGCCAACACGCAGGTGCGGCTCGTGCCCGAGTATCAGTCGGCTGTGAAAGGACAGGTGTGCTTCATCGTGCGCAAGGGCGACACGGCGACACTGGAACAGCTGAATAGCGCGATCAGGAAGATGAAGGCCGACGGCACGCTGCAGCAGATCCTGCAGAAATGGCACATGAGCTGA